The DNA window ATCTTCATAGTAGATTACATGGACTTTGCTTTTGAAACTCCATTTACCTAATTCATATAACTATGTATCTCATGAATCATGAACTGATCAAAACATCTTCAAGGAAGTTAGGCATAATAATGATTTCACTTTGCATATTAAAAccacaaaaccagaaaaatcaacTATGAAATAAAGATTTCAATATACAGCTTCCCAAATCTTGACATTATGAAGAATACCATGTAGTTTAATAACAGATTCATTATATTTTGGATGATTCTTTGGAACATGGGCCAAAAGGTCAACCTGGAAATGGCAGTCAAAGTCTCCTTGCAATGGCAGAGACATGAACAAGAACCAAGAAAATTGACAATTtcagttattttgaaaaacccAAGCAACAACTAAACAAGAGTTGGGAAATTTGAACACAGAACATCAGCTGCTCTATCCGCTAAATTTAAGACATTTCAACTGCTAAGAAATAATAACTGCAATCAATAGAGATAGATAGAACCCCGCTAAATTTCAAGGCAGTAAAGATAGGCAGTATGGCAAATACACGAGTACCCAGAATCTTAACTGGAGAATGCCTTCAAACTGAATTAACTCTTGCAATGCCCCTCCCAATTTCGTCATATTCTGAAGCAACCAATTTAACAAGCAccattcatttttatttaacTCTAAAGGTGCATTTACTTTTTAAACCCCTATAGGCACACACAAAAGCCTATTTCTACTTTTTTGGGTTAAAAGAAAACATTCAGACAAAAAATTCTGAAACATAGGAGACAAAGAAATTGGGGGAATGAAGGAAAAAAGTGTAAAAGTAGGTGCATTCTAGTCCAGTGACagcaaaaaaatttcttattcgTAAAAGGTTTATGGTCAAATGCATCACCATTTCCAATGTGATTTCTAACATCAAAACTTGAACTTTCTCACCCATTCACTTATCATATCTCAAGTGATAAGTTTTGCTTCAGAAAACTTGTTGTATCACCCAAAAAATACACTACCTCATTTTTCAAACCAAACAAAAGAACTGGAGTAATTTTCTATCCAACAACAGGTACGTTAACCTCTGGAGGAAAGGAGCAAGCATTAAAAGGTAAGTTAAGGCCAGAATAGACTACTTCCCAAAACCAAAACACGACAAAGAACGAGTAAGACACTTTTACATACACCACACTATAATCCAAGGCCTAGCAGATATACCTGCAACATTGACTTCGGCCTTCCCAGCATAGAATGTCTTCGCCCTGACAACATCGAGTATAGTGACGCCAAACaactttttgtcatcataagtcCCTGCTTTCTTGAAGACCTCAGAAGCTATAGGGACAGTAGAGTTTACAGGATTGCTAATCATATTAACATTATAATTGTACTTTTTTGGattgaaatattttatatttCACAACATTTTGCCAAAGGATTAATAGGGAATGTTCTTGATTATTTATAAAAGGGTATGAAAAAAAGCAAACCTTTTTTGACTTGCTAAACCATCCAGAACATTATCATCCCCTCCTTCATTGCTCTCCATAAAAAAAATCCCTAAATTACAGCAACAGCAAAAAACCCAAaacgaaaacaaaaaaaaattgtttcaccaaaacatcaaaaatagCACAATATATTACGGGGAAGTCAAATTATTCCTTCTTAA is part of the Coffea eugenioides isolate CCC68of chromosome 6, Ceug_1.0, whole genome shotgun sequence genome and encodes:
- the LOC113773217 gene encoding malate dehydrogenase 2, mitochondrial-like isoform X3 is translated as MISNPVNSTVPIASEVFKKAGTYDDKKLFGVTILDVVRAKTFYAGKAEVNVAAGNDHIFCFVTGGSAHVQMQLSTKECESLGLTGLALCLDCNTFAEIY